From the Leptospira biflexa serovar Patoc strain 'Patoc 1 (Paris)' genome, one window contains:
- a CDS encoding OmpP1/FadL family transporter, with the protein MISSRKFILILILISVWIFPDLSNSLEAFHGIMQPAFGARQAGMGGAFQAVGGSVMDLESNPSHLGRVRNTKWELGSSFHFPRIEYSDEFIDPNPNQTYQNKMVEYPKAVLPYVGIIKPITENISIGFALYAQGGGGGHFKNIKRFTPDGRSLNETFGTNVPVMGERNFAVEDLTFRFMTMKSTFGVGVKQGNFAFGFGLDLVYGFMQLKRTYQDETRSLTIPGGIRYQSDTSFTIGGKIGFSYDVTENIRIAYSYTSRNVLPLDGTMFVDTYQPERIFGTRVSRYMIWPDKHIAGISYHNDRWILDLDIKYIPWSQSFNSSKFRLEDSWVRTPIGVETNTFQFNLNWKNQTILAIGAEYKWNETYKTRMGYSYGKNVIPASGVSPMLGASIEHHLAMGGTITWDNTSLHIACEYGFPKKTYGGKTSDWTLSHSVFSTSEVQPMQYSYQKTMSVFSIYLGMEQYI; encoded by the coding sequence ATGATTTCGAGTCGCAAATTCATTCTTATATTGATTCTAATTTCTGTATGGATTTTCCCCGATTTGTCCAACTCTTTGGAAGCATTCCATGGGATCATGCAACCGGCGTTTGGTGCAAGACAAGCAGGGATGGGAGGTGCATTCCAAGCTGTGGGAGGATCGGTGATGGATTTAGAATCCAATCCATCTCATTTAGGAAGAGTTAGAAACACCAAATGGGAATTAGGTTCTTCATTTCATTTTCCCCGAATTGAATATAGTGACGAATTCATCGATCCAAATCCGAATCAAACGTATCAAAACAAAATGGTGGAATACCCAAAGGCAGTATTACCTTACGTAGGCATCATCAAACCCATCACTGAAAATATTAGCATTGGGTTTGCTTTGTATGCGCAAGGAGGTGGTGGAGGTCATTTTAAGAATATCAAACGATTCACTCCCGATGGTCGTTCTTTGAACGAAACGTTTGGAACCAATGTCCCTGTGATGGGAGAGAGAAATTTTGCTGTGGAAGACTTAACCTTTCGATTTATGACCATGAAGTCTACGTTTGGTGTGGGAGTGAAACAAGGAAACTTTGCCTTTGGTTTTGGACTCGACTTAGTTTATGGTTTTATGCAATTGAAACGAACCTACCAAGATGAGACAAGAAGCCTAACGATCCCTGGTGGAATACGATACCAAAGTGATACCAGTTTTACAATTGGTGGAAAAATTGGGTTCTCCTATGATGTAACAGAAAACATACGAATTGCATATTCCTATACTTCACGAAATGTATTACCCTTAGATGGAACCATGTTTGTCGATACTTATCAACCAGAACGGATTTTTGGAACAAGGGTTTCGCGTTATATGATTTGGCCAGACAAACACATTGCCGGTATCTCGTATCACAATGACCGTTGGATTCTAGATTTGGATATCAAATACATCCCTTGGTCACAAAGTTTCAATTCGAGTAAATTTCGATTAGAAGATAGTTGGGTCAGAACTCCCATTGGTGTGGAAACGAATACTTTCCAATTCAACCTCAATTGGAAAAATCAAACCATCCTTGCAATCGGTGCTGAATACAAATGGAATGAAACATACAAAACACGTATGGGATACAGTTATGGAAAAAATGTCATTCCAGCAAGTGGAGTCAGCCCCATGTTAGGTGCAAGTATTGAACACCATTTGGCAATGGGTGGAACGATCACATGGGATAATACCTCTTTACATATTGCATGTGAATATGGATTTCCTAAAAAAACCTATGGCGGAAAAACTTCTGACTGGACGTTATCGCACTCAGTATTTTCTACTTCAGAAGTACAACCAATGCAATATTCTTATCAAAAAACAATGAGTGTGTTTAGTATTTATCTTGGAATGGAACAATATATTTAA
- a CDS encoding AraC family transcriptional regulator produces MEREKGIPTKGVLRQKKTQTFTKQNRYFPKKSLQFFIEHYWSVEWNLPTNEMFVAETLPYPSVHLVFENRNSKVYGVHQKKFSICLQGKGSVFGVKFRPGGFFPFYKKTISSLTNLAIPIQSLALPSNIDILKIESKICRTNNVKDRIIIIENWFDQIKPIRDSKIDTINHIIDDIKSDVSITKVDQISKLHTIQIRTLQRLFLEYVGVSPKWVILQFRMQEILERLEKEQMIHFADFSNEFGFFDQAHFNRMFKKFIGFTPEKYLESLK; encoded by the coding sequence GTGGAACGAGAGAAAGGAATTCCGACTAAAGGTGTTTTACGTCAAAAAAAAACTCAAACCTTCACAAAACAAAATCGTTATTTTCCCAAAAAATCTCTTCAATTTTTTATAGAACATTATTGGAGTGTTGAATGGAACTTACCTACCAACGAAATGTTTGTCGCAGAAACACTTCCTTATCCTAGTGTACACTTAGTATTCGAAAATAGAAATTCTAAAGTGTACGGAGTACATCAGAAAAAATTTTCAATTTGTTTACAGGGAAAAGGATCAGTCTTCGGAGTCAAATTTAGACCGGGTGGATTTTTTCCATTTTACAAAAAAACAATTTCCAGTTTAACCAATCTGGCCATTCCCATCCAATCTTTAGCTCTTCCATCAAATATAGATATATTAAAAATAGAATCAAAAATTTGCCGAACTAATAATGTTAAGGACAGAATCATTATAATTGAAAATTGGTTTGATCAGATAAAACCCATTCGGGATTCCAAAATTGACACTATCAATCATATCATCGATGATATCAAATCTGATGTTTCCATCACAAAAGTAGATCAAATTTCGAAATTACATACAATCCAAATTCGCACCTTACAACGATTATTCCTTGAATATGTGGGCGTAAGTCCGAAATGGGTGATCTTACAATTTAGAATGCAGGAAATTTTGGAAAGATTGGAAAAAGAACAAATGATTCACTTTGCAGATTTTTCAAATGAATTTGGTTTTTTTGATCAGGCGCATTTCAATCGGATGTTTAAAAAATTTATAGGATTTACACCTGAAAAGTATTTAGAAAGCCTAAAATAA
- the creC gene encoding two-component system sensor histidine kinase CreC → MVTNHYQFFFILSVGFYYLIDKTEESIRPRYMETIEESLNDTSHVLSALVEEKLKENPRKRFQFKSLVNELFRKPFQNIRKRNFEAKIYSLLKTNADIQMYITDEKGFVIFDSELFREGLDYSKYNDVYLTLKGKYGVRSSKMFDTEKEGALFIASPIRYEKEIIGVLTVIKPKIGVIPFIEEAKNKFWRISLLVASAIAIVFSLLAYISFRPILRLSQYITSLRNKDKIPFPKLGIKELNDLGKEVDQLVLELEGKKYVESYVQTLTHEIKSPLSSILASVELIQTHPKEMERLTKTIDAEAKRIQNLIDQLLELSSLEGKNSIQLDDTIELISLLEEVLARFEIEFERKSLHVMKRFDMGRIQMKGNVNYIRMAIENILRNSIEFANPKDTITVELVSTLNHQINLVISDQGQSIPDYALPKVTDKFFSLPRPIGLRKSSGLGLSIVKEILDLHQAELTIRNLEPKGVEVKVLFQNS, encoded by the coding sequence TTGGTTACGAATCATTATCAGTTTTTTTTTATCTTAAGTGTTGGTTTTTATTATTTAATCGATAAAACAGAAGAATCCATCCGGCCTCGGTATATGGAGACCATCGAAGAATCATTAAACGATACCTCTCATGTGCTTTCTGCTCTCGTCGAAGAAAAATTAAAAGAAAACCCTAGAAAAAGATTCCAATTCAAATCACTAGTTAATGAGTTGTTTCGAAAACCGTTTCAGAATATTCGTAAACGTAATTTTGAAGCCAAAATTTATTCGCTACTAAAAACAAATGCAGACATTCAGATGTACATTACTGATGAAAAAGGGTTTGTCATTTTTGATTCGGAATTATTTCGAGAAGGTCTGGATTATTCAAAATACAACGATGTTTACCTTACATTAAAAGGTAAGTATGGTGTCAGATCCAGCAAAATGTTTGATACAGAAAAGGAAGGAGCTTTGTTCATTGCTTCTCCCATTCGATATGAAAAAGAAATCATCGGTGTTTTAACTGTCATTAAACCTAAAATCGGTGTGATCCCATTTATTGAAGAAGCTAAAAATAAATTTTGGCGAATATCTTTGTTGGTTGCATCAGCGATTGCGATTGTTTTTAGTTTACTTGCTTATATTAGTTTTCGACCTATTCTTCGATTGTCTCAGTATATAACCTCCCTTAGAAACAAAGATAAAATTCCTTTTCCAAAATTAGGAATCAAAGAATTAAATGATTTAGGAAAAGAGGTAGACCAACTTGTTTTGGAACTGGAAGGGAAAAAATATGTAGAGTCGTATGTACAAACTCTGACTCACGAAATCAAAAGTCCTCTCTCTTCGATTCTTGCATCTGTCGAACTAATCCAAACACATCCCAAAGAGATGGAAAGATTAACAAAAACCATTGATGCAGAAGCAAAACGGATCCAAAATTTAATCGATCAATTATTGGAATTATCTTCGTTGGAAGGGAAAAATTCAATTCAATTAGATGATACGATTGAACTGATATCCTTACTTGAGGAAGTGTTGGCTCGATTTGAAATTGAATTCGAACGTAAATCGCTACATGTGATGAAACGATTTGATATGGGTCGTATACAAATGAAGGGAAATGTAAACTACATCCGTATGGCAATTGAAAATATTCTACGGAATTCGATTGAGTTTGCCAATCCCAAAGATACCATTACTGTAGAACTTGTATCGACTCTGAATCATCAAATCAATTTAGTGATCTCTGACCAAGGTCAATCTATTCCAGATTATGCTTTGCCAAAGGTAACAGATAAGTTTTTTTCTTTGCCAAGACCTATTGGTCTTCGTAAAAGTTCCGGTCTTGGTCTAAGCATCGTGAAAGAAATATTAGACCTTCACCAAGCCGAGCTCACCATTCGAAATTTGGAACCTAAGGGAGTTGAAGTAAAAGTTTTATTTCAAAATTCTTAA
- a CDS encoding SRPBCC family protein, protein MNSNQGLNHKLKIDLNINIESSLDQVWNVLVSPDSIKEYLYGTETTSEWKKGSEIWFRGQWEGKDYEDKGIILKFDIQKEFSYTYFSSFFMLPDLPKNYSEIVMKLNEKQGRVFLHISQIGFLSESQQNHSMENWKQILEKIKQLAEQSSE, encoded by the coding sequence ATGAATTCAAATCAAGGCTTAAACCATAAACTCAAAATTGACTTAAATATTAATATCGAATCATCCTTGGATCAAGTTTGGAATGTATTAGTTTCACCTGATTCGATCAAAGAATATTTATACGGAACAGAAACAACATCAGAATGGAAAAAAGGCAGTGAAATTTGGTTTCGAGGCCAATGGGAAGGTAAAGATTATGAAGACAAAGGTATCATTCTCAAATTCGATATTCAAAAAGAATTTAGTTATACTTATTTTTCTAGTTTTTTTATGCTTCCTGATTTGCCAAAAAACTATTCGGAAATTGTGATGAAGTTAAATGAAAAACAAGGGAGGGTTTTTTTACATATTAGTCAAATTGGATTTCTTTCTGAATCTCAACAAAATCATTCAATGGAAAATTGGAAACAAATCTTAGAGAAAATAAAACAACTAGCTGAACAATCAAGTGAATGA
- a CDS encoding U32 family peptidase C-terminal domain-containing protein, translating into MKPIRNIPELLLPAGNLEKLNIAYLYGADAVYCGVPRYSLRARENEFSMEDLQTAVRIARKLNKKIYFTVNNIPRNSKLGSYQKYLDQMAILKPDALIMADPGLIHLTKKSHPELNIHISVQTNTMNYAAVEFWKEYGATRVILSREVSIPEIQEIKNKVPNMEIEVFVHGSICIAHSGRCFMSNYFKNRDANQGSCNNACRDLYKVYVTNPKQNDEPMELISDDEGTFLMNSKDLRAIEFLQELCDAGVDSLKVEGRTKNDFYVGMVARSYRHTLDGIKEGKDFDRKWLEELDKLSSRKYFSGFLTRGLEDRVPEEEQNFQNNEFGTSLQKTHHYVGFVKTYQKENQRILIEVKNKIERGDVLEVITPTSEGVDPFVVEEIYFKNQLVETISGGIGIAEIKVPFEVSSQSFLTKKA; encoded by the coding sequence ATGAAACCGATTAGAAACATTCCAGAACTTCTTTTGCCTGCAGGGAATTTAGAAAAATTAAACATCGCATATTTATATGGAGCTGATGCCGTTTATTGTGGTGTCCCTCGTTATTCTCTCCGTGCAAGAGAAAATGAATTTTCCATGGAAGACTTACAAACAGCTGTTCGTATCGCAAGGAAACTCAATAAAAAAATCTATTTTACAGTGAATAACATCCCTCGCAATTCGAAATTAGGTTCTTATCAAAAGTATTTGGACCAGATGGCAATTTTAAAACCAGATGCCCTCATCATGGCAGATCCAGGACTCATTCATCTCACAAAAAAATCACATCCGGAATTAAACATTCATATATCTGTACAAACAAACACAATGAACTATGCTGCAGTTGAATTTTGGAAAGAATATGGTGCCACGAGAGTGATTTTATCTAGAGAAGTCTCCATTCCCGAAATTCAAGAGATCAAAAATAAAGTTCCAAATATGGAAATTGAAGTGTTTGTACATGGATCCATTTGTATTGCACACAGTGGTCGCTGTTTTATGAGCAATTATTTTAAGAATCGAGATGCAAACCAAGGTTCCTGTAATAATGCTTGTCGTGATTTGTATAAAGTGTATGTCACAAATCCCAAACAAAATGATGAACCTATGGAATTAATTTCTGACGATGAAGGAACATTTTTGATGAACTCAAAGGATTTACGGGCCATAGAATTCTTGCAAGAGTTATGTGATGCAGGTGTAGATTCTTTGAAAGTGGAAGGTCGAACCAAAAATGATTTTTATGTAGGAATGGTTGCCAGAAGTTATCGGCATACCTTGGATGGAATCAAGGAAGGAAAAGATTTTGATCGTAAATGGTTGGAAGAGTTGGACAAACTTTCATCCAGAAAATACTTTTCAGGATTTTTGACACGAGGTTTAGAAGACCGAGTTCCCGAAGAAGAACAAAATTTCCAAAACAATGAGTTTGGGACAAGCCTTCAGAAAACACATCATTATGTAGGTTTTGTGAAAACTTATCAAAAGGAAAATCAGCGTATCTTGATTGAAGTGAAAAACAAAATTGAAAGAGGGGATGTATTAGAAGTCATTACTCCCACTTCCGAAGGAGTGGATCCATTCGTTGTGGAAGAAATTTATTTTAAAAACCAATTAGTAGAAACGATTAGCGGTGGAATTGGTATCGCCGAAATCAAAGTTCCTTTTGAAGTCTCAAGCCAATCGTTTTTGACTAAAAAAGCATAA
- a CDS encoding response regulator, which translates to MIKILLIEDEPGIQETIQIALEAEGFSLSIAPTGIQGLQMLADDISLILLDIGLPDQSGFEVLKSIRKAASIPVIFLTARSSEIDKVLGLEIGADDYIVKPFSPRELLARIRAILRRTQNPLVLEQKSNQKLRISLDKKLVYYNGKNLNLSPYEYKTMELFFKWPGRIFTREEIMDSVWTEPEDSFDRAVDTVIKNIRARFKEMDPNFDPIETRRGQGYGLKETI; encoded by the coding sequence ATGATCAAAATTTTACTCATTGAAGATGAACCCGGGATCCAAGAAACAATCCAAATTGCATTAGAAGCAGAAGGGTTTTCTTTGTCCATTGCCCCAACAGGCATACAGGGTTTACAAATGTTAGCTGACGATATCTCTCTCATTCTCCTGGATATCGGACTTCCTGACCAAAGTGGATTTGAAGTATTAAAATCAATTCGCAAAGCTGCGTCGATCCCTGTGATTTTTTTGACAGCACGTAGTTCTGAAATCGATAAAGTGTTGGGATTGGAAATTGGTGCAGACGATTACATCGTCAAGCCATTCAGCCCAAGGGAACTTTTGGCAAGGATCAGAGCTATATTACGTCGTACACAAAATCCATTGGTTTTGGAACAAAAATCAAACCAAAAATTAAGAATTTCCCTGGATAAAAAACTCGTTTATTATAATGGAAAAAATTTGAATTTATCACCTTACGAATACAAAACGATGGAATTATTTTTTAAATGGCCTGGCCGTATCTTCACTCGTGAAGAAATTATGGACAGTGTTTGGACAGAACCTGAGGATAGTTTTGATCGTGCTGTTGACACTGTGATCAAAAACATTCGGGCAAGGTTCAAAGAGATGGATCCAAATTTTGATCCTATTGAAACGAGAAGAGGACAGGGGTACGGCTTAAAGGAAACAATATGA
- a CDS encoding DUF4349 domain-containing protein, with the protein MNQFLFLVLTIFLLSCGKESQEESVSVAHDEMKISGASREKKMAPSAPAMEDRVEEVTQSKDNALGPVFFPNQNNQERLLEFQIELSYQTLDLIKTRKDLLLFITKYGFIESSSALNSDSPTMNVRFRIRAEKLSEALLELDTYGTLLSETITTIDHTEGMVWEKIKTTREKIRVKRRTFANNQTTSNSKNWEAIEESISTSEDGLDQSEFQIWKINDRVKWATLNLSFSLPAPSDKVIVPEYRNALVGITNLLLEFTYLLVWMIPIFVFAGLLYVSSKKLVQWFRQKKK; encoded by the coding sequence ATGAACCAATTTCTCTTTCTCGTATTAACTATTTTTCTTCTAAGTTGTGGTAAAGAATCCCAAGAGGAATCCGTGTCCGTGGCACATGATGAAATGAAGATCTCTGGGGCTTCCCGTGAGAAAAAAATGGCTCCCAGTGCTCCTGCTATGGAAGATCGTGTAGAGGAAGTTACACAATCAAAAGACAATGCCTTAGGGCCAGTATTCTTTCCCAATCAAAATAACCAAGAACGTCTCCTTGAATTTCAAATTGAATTGAGTTACCAAACGTTGGACTTAATCAAAACAAGAAAAGATTTGTTATTGTTTATCACAAAATATGGATTCATTGAATCAAGTTCGGCGCTCAATTCCGATTCACCTACGATGAATGTTCGATTCCGAATTCGAGCAGAGAAACTTTCTGAAGCATTGTTGGAATTAGATACCTATGGTACTTTGTTAAGTGAAACTATCACTACCATCGATCATACAGAAGGTATGGTTTGGGAAAAGATCAAAACCACTCGTGAAAAAATTCGAGTCAAAAGAAGGACGTTTGCAAACAATCAAACCACAAGTAATTCCAAAAATTGGGAAGCAATTGAAGAATCCATTTCCACAAGCGAAGATGGATTGGATCAATCTGAATTTCAAATTTGGAAGATCAATGATCGTGTGAAATGGGCCACTTTAAATCTGAGTTTTAGTCTTCCCGCGCCTTCTGACAAAGTCATTGTTCCTGAATACCGAAATGCACTGGTTGGGATTACAAACCTATTGTTAGAATTTACCTATTTACTGGTCTGGATGATCCCAATCTTTGTGTTCGCCGGACTTTTATATGTATCAAGTAAAAAATTGGTTCAGTGGTTTCGACAAAAGAAAAAGTAA
- the creD gene encoding cell envelope integrity protein CreD translates to MSKLISSVNIRLLILGVMVILFIIPLSMVGSLIVERSQSRIEAVAEVGEKWSRNQTLIGPFLVIPYNIRIPKSGNSHSKEKWDYTTEYAYFLPDELSYQVEMLTEERKRGIYQIPLYTNKIYAKGKFAPVRSTDFPTDTTYIYWDDVRLIVSVSDLKGLGGDLKLTWNGKEKYFSPGTKSNFFPSGMNLPIQLEENIGFSNFNMDISLKGSESFSIIPIGKKTKMQMESNWKDPSFNGNLLPVDREIFDTGFRSNWESSYFSRSYPQVIHSIDDSIVNSLYDSAFGVNLLIPVDHYLKLERSIKYGLLFIVTSFTLFFLMEVFGGIILHPIQYILIGCTMIIFYVLNLSLSEHIGYLGAYMISSLAVTILIGYYSIHVLNNRKKGIITAMYYLSLYSFLYIILASEDQALLLGSITLFLILALVMHFTRKINWYQFGMETQKH, encoded by the coding sequence ATGAGTAAATTAATATCTTCTGTAAACATACGACTTTTGATCCTCGGTGTGATGGTCATTTTATTTATCATCCCACTTTCGATGGTTGGTTCTCTCATCGTAGAAAGAAGCCAGTCTCGAATCGAAGCAGTTGCTGAAGTTGGCGAAAAATGGAGTAGAAACCAAACTTTGATTGGTCCCTTTCTTGTGATTCCATATAATATTAGAATTCCTAAATCAGGGAATTCGCATTCAAAAGAAAAATGGGATTATACAACAGAGTATGCCTATTTTTTACCCGATGAATTATCATACCAAGTAGAGATGTTGACTGAAGAGAGAAAACGTGGGATTTATCAAATTCCTCTTTATACCAACAAAATCTATGCAAAAGGAAAATTTGCTCCAGTACGTTCTACTGATTTTCCAACGGATACCACATATATTTATTGGGATGATGTGAGGCTAATCGTATCTGTATCCGACTTGAAAGGATTAGGTGGTGATTTGAAATTAACTTGGAATGGAAAAGAAAAATATTTTTCACCTGGTACCAAATCCAATTTTTTCCCATCTGGTATGAACCTTCCGATTCAATTAGAAGAGAACATTGGATTCTCCAATTTTAATATGGATATTTCTTTAAAAGGTTCGGAATCTTTTTCCATCATCCCCATTGGTAAAAAAACAAAAATGCAAATGGAGTCTAATTGGAAAGATCCTTCATTTAATGGAAATTTGTTACCAGTGGATCGGGAGATTTTTGATACTGGATTCCGTTCCAATTGGGAATCTTCCTATTTTTCACGTTCCTATCCGCAAGTAATTCATTCAATTGATGATTCCATCGTGAACTCACTTTATGACTCCGCCTTTGGAGTGAATCTTTTGATCCCAGTGGACCATTATTTGAAATTAGAGCGATCGATTAAGTATGGATTACTTTTCATCGTTACCAGTTTTACTCTGTTCTTTTTGATGGAAGTCTTCGGGGGAATTATTTTACATCCAATCCAATACATACTCATCGGATGTACAATGATAATCTTTTATGTTTTGAATTTGTCTTTATCAGAACATATTGGATATTTAGGTGCATACATGATCTCGTCACTTGCTGTCACAATTCTAATTGGTTACTATTCCATTCATGTATTAAATAATCGTAAAAAAGGGATCATTACAGCGATGTATTATCTATCTTTGTATTCTTTTTTGTACATTATTTTGGCTTCAGAAGACCAAGCTTTGTTACTAGGATCCATTACCCTGTTTCTTATCTTGGCACTTGTGATGCATTTTACAAGAAAGATCAACTGGTACCAATTCGGAATGGAAACACAAAAACATTAA